One window of Candidatus Woesearchaeota archaeon genomic DNA carries:
- the tmk gene encoding dTMP kinase: protein MEEGLLFVISGPDGAGKGTLLKEIHNYLYDRSKKYTHIVTTREPTYGRFGARARAMLQSDGDAWSNKEKATELFIEDRIEHHEQVIFPAVKRGAVVLCDRERYDTVAYQSAQGMDTQYLVQRHHDLQREGKLAPVNLAIILEVDVDVAMKRRLAESEKEKFEDPKFQIELRSYFRKCPEFFPDTSFAFIDANKPVCDVVSSVVEHLETILPY, encoded by the coding sequence ATGGAAGAGGGTTTGTTATTTGTCATTTCAGGTCCTGATGGTGCTGGGAAGGGAACGTTGTTGAAAGAGATTCATAATTACCTTTATGATCGTAGTAAGAAGTACACGCACATAGTAACTACGCGTGAACCTACGTATGGTAGGTTCGGTGCAAGAGCAAGGGCCATGCTTCAATCAGATGGTGATGCTTGGTCTAATAAGGAAAAAGCAACGGAGTTGTTCATTGAAGATCGCATTGAGCATCATGAGCAAGTGATTTTTCCCGCGGTTAAGCGGGGTGCGGTGGTGTTGTGTGATAGGGAGCGTTATGATACTGTTGCGTATCAATCAGCTCAGGGTATGGACACGCAGTATTTGGTGCAACGACATCATGATTTGCAAAGGGAGGGAAAACTTGCACCCGTGAATCTTGCAATAATTTTGGAAGTTGATGTTGATGTTGCTATGAAGAGAAGGCTTGCTGAATCGGAAAAAGAGAAGTTTGAGGATCCCAAGTTTCAGATAGAGCTTAGATCTTATTTTCGCAAGTGTCCTGAGTTTTTTCCCGATACTTCTTTTGCATTTATTGATGCGAACAAACCTGTTTGCGATGTTGTGAGCAGCGTGGTAGAACACTTAGAAACAATTCTTCCAT